The following are from one region of the Vulgatibacter sp. genome:
- a CDS encoding DNA integrity scanning protein DisA nucleotide-binding domain protein, whose translation MAEPTSKLDREFLRSALTLAARPEIDHLLLISDYPLASEELKGRSLRRKLIYAVTTDNLARDLREDGFRAVVIPGYDYSRMEKTKVALVAAASTFGEGEMVLCVTGHRRSLDTMVKLQVGAEVDDSLSVEALRLPPEFNPQVVEQVLGLALAIGQEGFEGHPVGTIVVLGDSIGVLEKSKQLTINPFQGISEGERNILDPKIKEAVKNFSVLDGAFVIREDGVVLAAGRYLQSGGSDELKIPLGLGARHAAAALMTATTKAIALVVSQTSGTVRIFRGGEIIFELHQSKRRI comes from the coding sequence ATGGCCGAACCAACGAGCAAGCTCGACCGCGAATTTCTCCGAAGTGCCCTCACCCTGGCGGCACGTCCGGAGATCGACCATCTCCTCCTGATCTCCGACTATCCCCTCGCTTCCGAGGAGCTCAAGGGACGGAGCTTGCGCCGGAAGCTAATCTACGCGGTCACCACCGACAACCTCGCCCGCGATCTGCGGGAGGACGGTTTTCGGGCGGTGGTCATCCCCGGCTACGATTATTCGCGGATGGAGAAGACCAAGGTAGCCCTGGTCGCAGCGGCCTCGACCTTCGGCGAAGGCGAGATGGTGCTCTGCGTCACCGGCCACAGGCGCTCCCTCGACACCATGGTGAAGCTCCAGGTCGGCGCCGAGGTGGACGACTCCCTCTCGGTCGAGGCGCTCCGCCTCCCGCCGGAGTTCAACCCGCAGGTGGTCGAGCAGGTCCTCGGCCTCGCCCTCGCCATCGGCCAGGAGGGCTTCGAGGGCCACCCGGTGGGCACCATCGTGGTGCTCGGCGACTCCATCGGCGTCCTCGAGAAGAGCAAGCAGCTCACCATCAACCCCTTCCAGGGGATCAGCGAGGGCGAGCGCAACATCCTCGATCCGAAGATCAAGGAGGCGGTGAAGAACTTCTCCGTCCTCGACGGCGCCTTCGTGATCCGGGAGGACGGCGTGGTCCTCGCCGCCGGCCGCTACCTGCAGTCGGGTGGATCGGACGAGCTCAAAATCCCCCTGGGGCTGGGCGCCCGGCACGCAGCCGCAGCGCTGATGACCGCCACCACGAAGGCGATCGCCCTGGTGGTCTCGCAGACCTCGGGCACGGTGCGCATCTTCCGCGGCGGCGAGATCATCTTCGAGCTGCACCAGTCCAAACGCCGGATCTGA
- a CDS encoding FHA domain-containing protein → MIHCNACGRENAASFNYCLDCGGELRPAAPTIHAPAAPIPVGATPGPGNAFLPERKCPACATAAPASFAFCGSCGVRLDAETPTRSGTMFMHAVPLAKSRARLVSIQPDGTEGEGFPIDETEVVVGSGPGAIRFAEDPYVSPRHCRFSWVRNQLQVEDLGAANGVFRKVRGELVLQAGDHLRLGRQLLRLEPMAGAARARADGTKIWGSPDPGYQARLLQLLQGGGIGEVFPLKGGDNLLGREQGDVTFPTDRFVSGRHAVVTVGVDGFRLRDLGSSNGTFVRLTRPAPLEAGDFLLVGNQLLRVDLR, encoded by the coding sequence ATGATCCATTGCAACGCCTGCGGCAGGGAGAACGCCGCCAGCTTCAACTACTGCCTCGACTGCGGCGGCGAGCTCCGGCCCGCTGCCCCGACGATCCACGCCCCCGCTGCGCCGATCCCCGTGGGTGCGACGCCGGGCCCCGGCAACGCCTTTCTCCCCGAGCGCAAATGCCCCGCCTGCGCAACAGCGGCCCCGGCGAGCTTCGCCTTCTGCGGCTCCTGCGGCGTGCGCCTCGACGCGGAGACGCCGACGCGCAGCGGCACGATGTTCATGCACGCGGTGCCGCTGGCGAAATCCCGCGCCCGGCTGGTGAGCATCCAGCCCGACGGCACCGAGGGCGAGGGCTTCCCCATCGACGAGACCGAGGTGGTGGTGGGCTCCGGCCCCGGCGCCATCCGCTTCGCCGAGGACCCCTACGTCAGCCCCCGCCACTGCCGCTTCAGCTGGGTCCGCAACCAGCTCCAGGTCGAGGACCTCGGGGCCGCGAACGGCGTCTTCCGCAAGGTCCGCGGCGAGCTGGTCCTCCAGGCCGGCGACCACCTCCGCCTCGGGCGGCAGCTCCTCCGTCTCGAGCCGATGGCAGGCGCCGCCAGGGCCCGCGCCGATGGCACGAAGATCTGGGGCTCCCCCGATCCCGGCTACCAGGCCCGCCTGCTCCAGCTGCTCCAGGGCGGCGGCATCGGCGAGGTCTTCCCGCTCAAGGGCGGCGACAACCTCCTCGGCCGCGAGCAGGGCGACGTCACCTTCCCAACCGACCGCTTCGTCTCCGGCAGGCACGCGGTGGTCACGGTCGGGGTCGACGGCTTCCGCCTCCGGGACCTCGGCTCCTCCAACGGCACCTTCGTGCGGCTCACCCGCCCCGCCCCCCTCGAGGCCGGCGACTTCCTGCTGGTAGGCAACCAGCTCCTGCGGGTCGACCTGCGCTGA
- a CDS encoding RelA/SpoT family protein: protein MLRLNDILQRIAEYHPDPDLDVIKKAYVYSAKVHQGQIRKSGEPYLTHPLAVAGILAELKLDEASIVTGLLHDTIEDTLATLDELKELFGEEIAQLVDGVTKLSQFQISKEASAEVKQAENFRKMIVAMAKDIRVILVKLADRTHNMRTLEHMAPEKQARIAQETLDIYAPLANRLGISWIKTELEDLSFRYIRPQEFAELDEKVSRRKRERERFVDDVCEIIAAKMRENGLDVQVAGRWKHLYSIWKKMRASGIDFEGVHDVIAFRVLTRTVPNCYEALGLIHSMWKPVPGRFKDFIAIPKPNMYQSLHTTVIGPFGERIEVQIRTHEMHKVAEEGIAAHWAYKEGKSSVRKDDDAKFAWLRQLMEWQQDLKDPKEFLETVKVDLFTDEVFVFTPKGDVKDLPRGATPVDFAFAIHSAVGERCVGAKVNGKIVPLRYKLKNGDTVEILTNANAHPSKDWLTFVKTSRAQARIRGYIKSQQREKAMALGRELLDREFKRFGLNFGKLLKGDVLPKILQDMGMRQAEELLSAVGYGKTAPSQVLQRVLPPEKLTAPQEQADSVSRITEIFKKAVGRSSKTGVRINGIDDVMVRYGRCCNPVPGDAVLGFITRGRGVTVHTVGCEKVLSTDHERRVDVQWDIKGDFKRPVTVRVLTADRPGLLADISQKFSAAGVNISQANCRSTGDDRAVNTFEVAITDLKQLQGVMQAIERIKGVFAVERV, encoded by the coding sequence ATGCTCCGTCTCAACGACATTCTCCAGCGGATCGCCGAATACCACCCCGATCCGGACCTCGACGTCATCAAGAAGGCCTACGTCTACTCGGCGAAGGTCCACCAGGGACAGATCCGCAAATCGGGCGAGCCCTATCTCACCCACCCGCTGGCGGTGGCGGGCATCCTGGCGGAACTGAAGCTGGACGAGGCGTCGATCGTCACGGGCCTCCTCCACGACACCATCGAGGACACCCTCGCGACCCTCGACGAGCTCAAGGAGCTCTTCGGCGAAGAGATCGCCCAGCTCGTCGACGGCGTCACCAAGCTCTCCCAATTCCAGATCTCGAAGGAGGCCTCCGCCGAGGTGAAGCAGGCGGAGAACTTCCGGAAGATGATCGTGGCGATGGCGAAGGACATCCGGGTCATCCTGGTGAAGCTCGCCGACCGCACGCACAACATGCGGACCCTGGAGCACATGGCGCCCGAGAAGCAGGCGCGCATCGCCCAGGAGACCCTCGACATCTATGCGCCGCTGGCGAACCGGCTCGGTATCAGCTGGATCAAGACCGAGCTGGAGGATCTCTCCTTCCGCTACATCCGGCCGCAGGAGTTCGCCGAGCTCGACGAGAAGGTCTCGCGCCGCAAGCGGGAGCGCGAGCGCTTCGTCGACGACGTCTGCGAGATCATCGCGGCGAAGATGCGGGAGAACGGCCTCGACGTGCAGGTCGCCGGCCGCTGGAAGCACCTCTACTCGATCTGGAAGAAGATGCGGGCCTCCGGCATCGACTTCGAGGGCGTGCACGACGTGATCGCCTTCCGGGTGCTCACCCGCACCGTGCCCAATTGCTACGAGGCGTTGGGGCTCATCCACTCGATGTGGAAGCCGGTGCCGGGGCGGTTCAAGGACTTCATCGCGATCCCGAAGCCGAATATGTACCAGTCGCTGCACACCACGGTGATCGGTCCCTTCGGCGAGCGCATCGAGGTGCAGATCCGCACCCACGAGATGCACAAGGTGGCGGAAGAGGGCATCGCCGCCCACTGGGCCTACAAGGAAGGCAAGAGCAGCGTCCGCAAGGACGACGACGCGAAGTTCGCCTGGCTCCGCCAGCTGATGGAGTGGCAGCAGGACCTCAAGGATCCCAAGGAATTCCTCGAGACGGTGAAGGTCGATCTCTTCACCGACGAGGTCTTCGTCTTCACGCCCAAGGGCGACGTGAAGGATCTGCCGCGGGGTGCCACCCCGGTGGACTTCGCCTTCGCCATCCACTCGGCGGTGGGCGAGCGCTGCGTCGGCGCCAAGGTGAACGGCAAGATCGTCCCGCTCCGCTACAAGCTGAAGAACGGCGACACGGTCGAGATCCTCACCAACGCCAACGCCCATCCGTCCAAGGACTGGCTCACCTTCGTCAAGACGAGCCGGGCGCAGGCGCGGATCCGCGGCTACATCAAGTCGCAGCAGCGCGAGAAGGCGATGGCGCTGGGGCGCGAGCTCCTCGACCGGGAGTTCAAGCGCTTCGGCCTCAACTTCGGCAAGCTCCTCAAGGGCGACGTGCTGCCGAAGATCCTCCAGGACATGGGGATGCGGCAGGCGGAGGAGCTCCTCTCCGCCGTGGGCTACGGCAAGACCGCACCCTCGCAGGTGCTGCAGCGGGTGCTGCCGCCGGAGAAGCTCACCGCGCCGCAGGAGCAGGCCGACTCCGTCTCGCGGATCACCGAGATCTTCAAGAAGGCGGTGGGCCGCTCCTCGAAGACCGGCGTGCGGATCAACGGCATCGACGACGTGATGGTCCGCTACGGGCGATGTTGCAACCCGGTGCCCGGCGACGCGGTGCTGGGCTTCATCACCCGCGGCCGCGGCGTCACCGTGCACACGGTCGGATGCGAGAAGGTGCTCTCCACCGATCACGAGCGCCGCGTCGACGTGCAGTGGGACATCAAGGGCGACTTCAAGCGACCGGTCACGGTGCGCGTGCTCACCGCCGATCGGCCGGGCCTGCTCGCGGACATCTCGCAGAAGTTCTCCGCCGCTGGCGTGAACATCTCGCAGGCCAATTGCCGCTCCACCGGCGACGACCGGGCGGTGAACACCTTCGAGGTGGCGATCACCGACCTCAAGCAGCTGCAGGGCGTGATGCAGGCGATCGAGCGGATCAAGGGCGTCTTCGCGGTCGAGCGCGTCTGA
- a CDS encoding CHRD domain-containing protein — MKRHAGTWLVLMLAVGLVAAPGCDTDDDGGGGGAGGTAGTGGTGGTGGTGGTGGSQEVIREVEITGAQEVPPVATDATGEATATLAGNTLTVEGTFTGLGSDLFEVSGSPAHVHRAAADENGPIVFNLDVTAGPDNRSGTFTGTAELDATQRQDFLDGLHYVNIHTVNYPGGEIRAQLSDDAPAEPDQLFAIELTGAQEVPAVTTTGSGVASISRTGDTVTVNGSFRDLTSDLQDVEGSPAHVHQAPAGENGPIAFNLEVTANDDDRSGRLTGTAELTAEQQTAYEAGELYINVHTSGNPGGEVRGQILPPGGGGGAGGAGGAGGAGGAGGAGGAGGAGGAG, encoded by the coding sequence ATGAAACGGCACGCAGGTACCTGGCTGGTTCTCATGCTCGCGGTGGGCCTCGTCGCTGCTCCCGGCTGCGACACCGACGACGACGGTGGCGGCGGCGGTGCGGGCGGCACCGCGGGAACCGGCGGTACGGGTGGTACGGGTGGCACCGGCGGAACCGGCGGCAGCCAGGAGGTGATCCGCGAGGTCGAGATCACCGGCGCCCAGGAGGTCCCGCCCGTCGCTACCGACGCCACCGGCGAGGCGACGGCGACGCTCGCGGGCAACACGCTCACCGTCGAGGGCACCTTCACCGGTCTCGGTTCCGACCTCTTCGAGGTCTCCGGCAGCCCGGCCCACGTCCACCGGGCTGCTGCCGACGAAAACGGTCCCATCGTCTTCAACCTCGACGTGACGGCAGGGCCCGACAACCGCAGCGGCACCTTCACCGGCACCGCGGAGCTCGATGCGACGCAGCGGCAGGATTTCCTCGATGGCCTGCACTACGTGAACATCCACACGGTGAACTACCCGGGCGGCGAGATCCGCGCGCAGCTCTCCGACGACGCGCCCGCGGAGCCGGATCAGCTCTTCGCGATCGAGCTCACCGGTGCGCAGGAGGTCCCGGCGGTGACCACCACCGGCAGCGGCGTCGCCTCGATCTCCCGCACCGGCGATACCGTCACCGTGAACGGCAGCTTCCGCGATCTCACCAGCGACCTGCAGGACGTCGAGGGCAGCCCCGCCCACGTCCACCAGGCCCCCGCCGGTGAGAACGGCCCGATCGCCTTCAACCTCGAGGTGACGGCGAACGACGACGACCGGAGCGGCAGGCTCACGGGAACGGCCGAGCTCACCGCGGAGCAGCAGACCGCCTACGAGGCGGGCGAGCTCTACATCAACGTCCACACCAGCGGGAATCCCGGCGGCGAAGTGCGCGGGCAGATCCTCCCGCCCGGCGGCGGCGGTGGCGCTGGTGGAGCTGGCGGTGCAGGCGGCGCAGGCGGCGCAGGAGGAGCTGGCGGCGCCGGTGGAGCAGGTGGCGCAGGCTGA
- a CDS encoding CHRD domain-containing protein — protein sequence MFQAEARRTAWALLLTAPLLMGVTCGITDVDVEEKTLTVDLQGDQAVPPVETSGTGQVTARLFGNNLALQGNFSELPSPVLAGDEAAVIFGLGEPGEAGTAINAAPASSLDGRTGSFTLETLIDDELVEIFLNGGTYVELRTEDHPAGELRAQLR from the coding sequence ATGTTCCAGGCAGAGGCACGGCGCACGGCGTGGGCGCTGCTGCTCACCGCTCCGCTGCTCATGGGCGTGACCTGCGGCATCACCGACGTCGACGTCGAGGAGAAGACCCTCACCGTCGATCTCCAGGGCGACCAGGCGGTGCCGCCGGTGGAGACCAGCGGCACCGGGCAGGTCACCGCGCGGCTCTTCGGCAACAACCTCGCGTTGCAGGGCAATTTCAGCGAGCTACCGAGCCCGGTCCTCGCCGGCGACGAGGCCGCCGTGATCTTCGGCCTCGGTGAGCCGGGGGAGGCGGGCACGGCGATCAACGCGGCGCCGGCCTCGAGCCTCGACGGCCGCACCGGCAGCTTCACCCTCGAGACGCTGATCGACGACGAGCTCGTCGAGATCTTCCTGAACGGCGGCACCTACGTCGAGCTCCGCACCGAGGATCACCCGGCAGGCGAGCTCCGGGCGCAGCTGCGCTGA
- the dksA gene encoding RNA polymerase-binding protein DksA gives MNQTDLQRFKTMLEESRQTLLQSAKRTLEESNFDTDDLPDEIDLASSEYNQSMVFRLRDREKFLLKKIDKALARIDDGSFGICERCEEEISVKRLEARPVTTLCIRCKEEQEKKEKSYS, from the coding sequence GTGAACCAGACCGATCTGCAGCGCTTCAAGACCATGCTCGAGGAGTCCCGCCAGACCCTTCTCCAGTCGGCGAAGCGGACCCTGGAGGAGTCGAACTTCGACACCGACGATCTCCCCGACGAGATCGATCTCGCCTCCTCGGAATACAACCAGTCGATGGTCTTCCGCCTTCGCGATCGGGAGAAGTTCCTCCTCAAGAAGATCGACAAGGCGCTGGCCCGCATCGACGACGGCTCGTTCGGCATCTGCGAGCGGTGCGAAGAGGAGATCAGCGTGAAGCGCCTCGAGGCGCGTCCGGTGACCACCCTGTGCATCCGCTGCAAGGAGGAGCAGGAGAAGAAGGAGAAGTCCTACTCCTGA
- a CDS encoding KamA family radical SAM protein — MSLPNAPGDAGLIQLQKKVRPTARDTLSESGDPRPVQHIRDRFPSGGRGRAYQNVAQEDWDDWHWQQRNRLTSLADLEALIDLTPAEREAFERSHEAFHMGITPYYAALMDPTDPNCPIRLQAVPQLGELTVLPTDLEDPLAEERDMPVPGITHRYPDRVLFYTTHNCPVYCRHCTRKRKVSDPTTAAAKKQIEDGLAYIESHPEIRDIVISGGDPLSLSDDRLDYILGRLRAIPHVEIFRLGTRNLVTLPQRVTDDFAKMLRKHQPVFVNTHFNHPKECTAEAFEACRKLADAGCMLGNQMVLLKGVNDDPKIVKELNHKLLMMRVRPYYIYQCDLSQGISHFRTPIETGLQIIEALRGHTSGLAVPHFVVDAPNGGGKIPLLPEYMVGREGKKVILRNYANEQFEYIEP; from the coding sequence ATGAGCTTGCCCAACGCCCCCGGTGACGCTGGCCTGATCCAGCTGCAGAAGAAGGTTCGCCCCACCGCGCGCGATACCCTCTCCGAGAGCGGCGATCCGCGCCCCGTGCAGCACATCCGCGATCGCTTCCCCAGCGGCGGCCGCGGCCGCGCGTACCAGAACGTCGCCCAGGAGGATTGGGACGACTGGCATTGGCAGCAGCGCAACCGCCTCACCTCCCTCGCGGACCTCGAGGCGCTGATCGATCTCACACCCGCCGAGCGGGAGGCCTTCGAGCGTTCGCACGAAGCCTTCCACATGGGCATCACGCCCTACTACGCGGCGCTGATGGATCCGACCGATCCCAACTGCCCGATCCGCCTCCAGGCGGTGCCCCAGCTCGGTGAGCTCACCGTGCTGCCCACCGACCTCGAGGATCCGCTCGCCGAGGAGCGGGACATGCCGGTGCCCGGCATCACCCATCGCTACCCCGACCGCGTGCTCTTCTACACCACGCACAACTGCCCGGTGTACTGCCGCCACTGCACCCGCAAGCGCAAGGTCTCCGACCCGACCACCGCCGCTGCAAAGAAGCAGATCGAGGACGGCCTCGCCTACATCGAGTCGCACCCCGAGATCCGCGACATCGTGATCTCCGGCGGCGATCCGCTCTCGCTCTCCGACGATCGCCTCGACTACATCCTCGGGCGCCTCCGCGCGATCCCGCACGTCGAGATCTTCCGCCTCGGCACGCGCAACCTGGTCACCCTGCCCCAGCGCGTCACCGACGATTTCGCGAAGATGCTGCGCAAGCACCAGCCCGTCTTCGTCAACACGCACTTCAACCATCCGAAGGAGTGCACCGCCGAGGCCTTCGAGGCGTGCCGCAAGCTCGCCGACGCGGGCTGCATGCTCGGCAACCAGATGGTGCTGCTCAAGGGCGTCAACGACGACCCGAAGATCGTCAAGGAGCTCAACCACAAGCTCCTGATGATGCGCGTGCGCCCCTACTACATCTACCAGTGCGATCTCTCGCAGGGCATCTCGCACTTCCGCACGCCGATCGAGACCGGCCTGCAGATCATCGAGGCGCTCCGCGGCCACACCTCCGGCCTCGCGGTGCCCCACTTCGTGGTCGACGCCCCCAACGGCGGCGGCAAAATCCCGCTCCTCCCCGAGTACATGGTGGGCCGCGAGGGCAAGAAGGTGATCCTGCGCAACTACGCGAACGAGCAGTTCGAGTACATCGAGCCGTAG
- a CDS encoding FHA domain-containing protein: protein MGSLLAQLGTVCEACSTWCAPGVLSCTGCGGVPRAAALLHGHPTPPPAQRPPTPPAPGPGCGSCGRSHPAGLLFCPACGARLGGAAQSTSVPPRQLRLHPGGVRLVLLRGLGPTGSPWPLADEVTPLGRERFPADDTVPAQAATLLLREGRLFVRDGGAGCVFVRIRHPEVLRPGALFAVGDQLLRFSCRLDGPARGAAGIPVFGSPLPAATQLRIERIHLGGVDGAAWIRPAPVQLGRVGGQIHFPDDPFVSSRHCEVDADPEGATLRDLGSANGTFVQVPAGAERELSVGDTLRVGRNILRVEGRA, encoded by the coding sequence GTGGGAAGCCTGCTCGCACAGCTCGGGACGGTCTGCGAGGCCTGTTCGACCTGGTGTGCCCCGGGGGTCCTCTCCTGCACGGGCTGCGGCGGCGTCCCGCGCGCTGCCGCCCTCCTCCATGGCCACCCGACACCGCCCCCGGCGCAGCGTCCGCCCACGCCCCCTGCCCCTGGCCCCGGTTGCGGCAGCTGCGGGCGGAGCCACCCAGCAGGCCTCCTCTTCTGCCCCGCCTGCGGCGCCCGGCTCGGCGGCGCCGCCCAGTCGACCTCGGTCCCGCCGCGGCAGCTCCGCCTCCACCCCGGCGGCGTGCGCCTCGTCCTCCTCCGGGGCCTGGGCCCGACGGGATCCCCCTGGCCCCTCGCCGACGAGGTGACCCCGCTGGGCAGGGAGCGCTTCCCCGCCGACGACACGGTCCCCGCGCAGGCCGCCACCCTGCTCCTCCGGGAAGGCCGGCTCTTCGTCCGCGACGGCGGCGCCGGCTGCGTCTTCGTGCGGATCCGCCACCCCGAGGTCCTCCGCCCCGGCGCGCTCTTCGCCGTGGGCGATCAGCTCCTCCGCTTCTCCTGCCGCCTCGACGGGCCGGCCCGCGGCGCCGCCGGAATCCCCGTCTTCGGCAGCCCCCTCCCCGCCGCCACCCAGCTCCGGATCGAGCGAATCCACCTGGGCGGCGTCGACGGCGCCGCCTGGATCCGCCCGGCGCCGGTGCAGCTGGGCCGGGTCGGGGGCCAGATCCACTTCCCCGACGATCCATTCGTCTCGTCGCGCCACTGCGAGGTCGACGCCGACCCCGAGGGCGCCACCCTGCGCGACCTCGGCTCCGCCAACGGCACCTTCGTGCAGGTCCCCGCAGGTGCGGAGCGGGAGCTGTCGGTGGGCGATACCCTCCGCGTCGGCCGCAACATCCTCCGGGTCGAGGGCCGCGCCTGA
- a CDS encoding RidA family protein encodes MAREVIHSDKAPKAIGPYSQAIRVDAGRMVFCSGQVPLVAETMEFNSQDVVEQTEQVMKNLEAVLAAAGAKFENVVRTTIFLTNLGDFVKVNEVYGKYFPNNPPARATVQVAALPKGAQVEIDCIAVI; translated from the coding sequence ATGGCACGCGAAGTGATTCACTCGGACAAGGCACCCAAGGCGATCGGCCCCTACAGCCAGGCGATCCGCGTGGACGCGGGCAGGATGGTTTTCTGCTCGGGCCAGGTGCCGCTCGTCGCCGAGACGATGGAGTTCAACTCCCAGGACGTCGTCGAGCAGACCGAGCAGGTGATGAAGAACCTCGAGGCGGTGCTCGCCGCTGCCGGTGCGAAGTTCGAGAACGTGGTGCGCACCACGATCTTCCTCACCAACCTCGGCGACTTCGTGAAGGTGAACGAGGTCTACGGGAAGTACTTCCCCAACAACCCGCCCGCCCGCGCCACCGTGCAGGTCGCCGCGCTGCCCAAGGGCGCGCAGGTCGAGATCGACTGCATCGCGGTGATCTGA
- a CDS encoding KamA family radical SAM protein produces MFPGVTEAEWRDWRWQARRSVRTLEELERYVSLTDDERAGVRETASIFKLAITPYYLSLIDPDHPFCPVRRQSIPVRAEADVSPGELADPLGEDLHRPATSIVHKYPDRVLLLALDRCSVYCRHCTRRRITGQPETEIDREAVTEAVEWLHDHPEVRDVLISGGDPFLLPTQRLDDLLTAIRAVPHVQMIRIGTRVPVCNPMRVDEALAKVLRKHAPLFVVTHFNHPKEITAEAGAACELLIDHGVPVENQAVLMRRINSNARIQTDLNHRLLERRVRPYYLHQMDVAEGLEHLRTPIRAGIDIIEQMRGWTTGLAIPHLAVDLPAGGGKVTLSPPYAQAFEERETVFRNYKGETYRYPEPRETDCSCPYDEVYYRGK; encoded by the coding sequence ATCTTCCCCGGTGTCACGGAGGCCGAGTGGCGGGACTGGCGCTGGCAGGCACGGCGCTCGGTGCGGACGCTCGAGGAGCTGGAGCGCTACGTCTCCCTCACCGACGACGAGCGCGCCGGCGTGCGCGAGACCGCCTCGATCTTCAAGCTCGCGATCACGCCCTACTACCTCTCGCTGATCGATCCGGATCATCCCTTCTGCCCGGTGCGGCGGCAGTCGATCCCGGTGCGGGCCGAGGCGGACGTGTCGCCCGGCGAGCTCGCCGATCCGCTCGGCGAGGACCTGCACCGCCCCGCCACCAGCATCGTCCACAAATACCCGGACCGCGTGCTCCTCCTCGCCCTCGACCGCTGCTCGGTCTACTGCAGGCATTGCACCCGCCGCCGGATCACCGGCCAGCCGGAGACCGAGATCGATCGCGAGGCGGTGACCGAGGCGGTGGAGTGGCTCCACGATCACCCGGAGGTCCGCGACGTCTTGATCTCCGGCGGCGATCCCTTCCTCCTGCCGACCCAGCGCCTCGACGATCTGCTCACCGCGATCCGCGCCGTGCCCCACGTGCAGATGATCCGGATCGGGACCCGGGTGCCGGTGTGCAATCCGATGCGCGTGGACGAGGCGCTGGCGAAAGTGCTGCGCAAGCACGCGCCGCTCTTCGTGGTGACCCACTTCAACCACCCCAAGGAGATCACCGCGGAGGCGGGCGCCGCCTGCGAGCTCCTCATCGATCACGGCGTGCCGGTGGAGAACCAGGCGGTGCTGATGCGGCGGATCAACTCCAACGCCCGGATCCAGACCGACCTCAACCACCGCCTGCTGGAGCGGCGGGTCCGGCCCTACTACCTCCACCAGATGGACGTGGCCGAGGGGCTCGAGCATCTGCGCACGCCGATCCGCGCGGGCATCGACATCATCGAGCAGATGCGGGGCTGGACCACGGGGTTGGCGATCCCGCACCTGGCGGTGGACCTACCCGCCGGCGGCGGCAAGGTCACCCTCTCGCCGCCCTACGCGCAGGCATTCGAGGAGCGCGAGACCGTCTTCCGCAACTACAAGGGCGAGACCTACCGCTACCCGGAGCCCCGGGAGACCGACTGCAGCTGCCCCTACGACGAGGTCTATTACCGGGGGAAGTGA